The DNA sequence TTTTTGACGTCCGCCTTCTTATCAAAGATGAGTAAAAACTCATACTCAAAATTCTTCAAAATTGTTCGTTGTCAATTAATAGAACTTTGTGTTTATAATtagaaccgttcatattataaataatCCTATAAAGATCGTATTTACAAAAAAttgattaaaactaaggtcgtttaatcatcaaattgtttaaaaacaaatgaacaatattggtaaaagcattacaaatcgtctatgtatttgctacaatagattgactaaatgaccttagttttaatttattttttgcagatATGATATTTACAGTGATTTATAATGTAAACGGTTCTAATCATAAGCACAAAACTCTGTGATTAAAACATTAAGAGTTTTGAATAGGAGTTTCTACTTATCTTTTGAGTAGCCAAATATGATCCGTGAGAGAATGTGGCTCTGATATATTTATCCACAAatatattctttattttttatactaAAGGTCGATACTTTTccaccaagaaaatgaagttgCCGCTTTTGCCTAAAGGCCGACAAGAAAAATTGACCCAACAGTGGTCTTCTTGTACGGCAAGAACTACTTTGGTTGGTGTTTAAAAAAAGGAACTAAAACCAAGAGAAGGAAACACAAAGAGACcgacagaagaaaaaaaaatcactttcaCCTGGCATGTTAAGGTGGCGGTATCGCAAACAAATCACATGAAACCATATATGGTGTGGTGAGTCGATTTGAGATAGCGTCACCTGAGTGTCGTAGTTAATGTTTATGATGTAATAATTCTGTTACAGTGTCTCGCATAGAGGTTGCAACATGCAGTAGAGTAATCTGAATAAAATGAGATAAATTCtgcaagtaaaaataaataaatcagacCATGTAAGTCATTCCCACTCGCATGATGTTCATGTGAGGCACACTCATATTTGCAGGACTTGCTCTGCAGTTCCTCCTCAAGAATGCATAGAAGTAGTTTATGACTAACTTCTTGAAGAAAAACGATTTCTTCTTTGCCCTCACATCTCCGTGCGCTAGCAAATACGTAAATCCTGAGTCCATTGCTTCTCGAAGTGCAGAGAGCTCATACTCCAGACTCGGGTCTTCATCCGATGACATCACACTGGACGGCAATGTTGCAGCGGCAGCAGTTTCTTCTGAGGTTGATCTTCCTCCTACCCCTTGTGATCTTCCATTGCGCATCAATGGAATCCTGAGTTCCTCAATCTCATTGCCTCCTGGGACTCCCGAATCCCTTGAGCTGGAAGAATCGTTGTCAAAGTCTGAGTCATTTAAATTGCTCTCCAAGGCAATCTCTTGAGCTTCCATCCTCAGAAACTTCTCCAGGCTTTCAACAAGAAGTTGTTCAAATGAATGGTGATCTTCCTTCCGGATATCTTTGTAACCGTATCGGGCTACACAGCGGAACATATGGTAGTCTTTCGGGCAAACTCTTCGAAACAGAAACCTTTGTTCCTGAGGAACCACTGGGACAGGGACATACTTAATGCAGACGAAAACTATAGTGGAGTGGATAGCtggaaggctaagaaggaattgCACAAAAATGGATGGGATGCCTTGGACAAGCTCACTATACAGCAATCCAATTCCCGGGACTCTCACAGTCCCTAGTGTGGAGCCAAGATCGGTCATGGAGTCCATGGATAACTTCTCCCTGACCTCGCTTCGGTACTTCAACACACTCCCATAGTTCCAAGTGTACATCACACAGaggaagcaagaggcgaaggcAAGAGGCAGCCAGCCACCCTCTTTGGTTTTTGATAAAACCGCACACAAGTAGATAAACTCTATCGATCCAAATACGAGCGGGAAACACAAAGCCAGAAACAAGTTGGTCTGCCAAATGAGAAGCATCACAAGTGTCACCAAGGTTGTGCTCACCATCATGACACCGACTTCAGCTATTCCTGCGTGAATAAATATAATTGTATTAGCAAAATTATCAGTACACATTTATAGTTGATATATTGTTAGCTCAACTCCTGTTGGACTAATAAATCTCATATATATTGTTGTGAAGAATATAAGCACAAGATTCCTGCCTAGCGGCATATAGAATTTCATGTGATAAAATCAGAATATGAATGTTAAACCAAGTTCATTACAAATATAGGAATATCTTTGCATATCGAAAATATTATAGGAAGGAGAGGAAAAGGATAGTTCACCATATGCATTGGCAATCTCTGTGGTGCTTTGAAAGATGGAAACTACAACTATGCACATGATCATTAAAAACCAATTGATAATAGGGATGTAAATTTGGCCCATTCGCCTCTTTGAGGTGTGAACTATCTTTAGCCTTGGGAAGCATCCGAGAGCCATTGATTGCTTAACACATGAAAATGTAGCAGATATCATCGCTTGGCTGGCAATCATCGCAGCAAGGGTAGCTACCACAAAGACTGGCCAGAAAAGACTATCTGTTTGTTCACAAGATTGAGGAACCGTAAGTTTCAAACTGAGGAACCAAATAAAGAGAGATGCCCCTTTACGGAACAATAAGAGTAGAGTTGAGAAGAATGGTAGCCAAGATGTTGGAAAGTGTCACCTGGCACAGAATCATAGAATATTCTAGCCGAGGAATCTGTGTGTTTCATCAGATAGGCAGCTTGGCCCATGTAAGCTAAGAGAAGGCAGGGGAACACCACAAAACTGAAGGCAACCTGCACAAGATGTATAGATTATACGATGCTTTcgataaaataaaatgtatgaAGCTATTCTTCAAGGGAGAGATGAAGGTATGCATTGGCCAACCTGAATGGCTCGCACAGAGAAATGTCCTAGATCAGCAAACATAGCTTCGGCTCCTGAAATAGCATAACCACATTTGGGAAGTTTTCTTTACTATAATCCATAGGAGAagttgaaaaaaggaaaaacaaatggcTCTCATTAGAAAACCTAACAGGctttaaaggaaagatatacCTGTTATGCACAGAACACAACCACCAAGAGCGTACCACGCTTCCTTATCGTTCTTcttgaagaaaaaatatatataagcaGGATTGAATGCCCTCAGGACGGTAATGTCATACTTCACTAAATTGTAGATTCCAATTGATGCCAGGCTGAAAAACCACAAAGCAAGTATTGGAGAAAACATGACACCCACTTTACCAGTCCCAAACTGCTGTATGCTGAACAATAGTAGGAGAATTACAACCGAAAGAATAACCACAGCATCTGCAATAAAGATCAATCAGATAATGGGTCATAATGTCCACAACTCAttagttattatttttattttacccTTTCAATTCCATCCCAGGTAAAAAAAATAGTTCAGTAAACAAATGAACCACAGATTCTCAATCagacaaagaaaaatatactcACTTGTACCAAAACCTGGCACTTCACCTTGCAGGCCACTCACAGCAGACATCACTATGACAACCAAAAAGAAGAAAGTACATCAGTATACTCTCCTACACAGATACAATGGAAGACACTCGTATGTAATGTATGAAAATGATTGTGCACAATATCACAGTTTCAGCCAGATTTAACGAAAAGTCCTACTTCCTCATTATGGTTTCCTGTCTAAGGAAGAGGTACTTGAAAACGATGCCAGAAAAATCCATGGCTGTTAACAGGAATGTAATTTCATGTCAGTAACTACAGCTTAGACATATTTTCGTTGGCTAAGTATATCATGAATTTCCACCTCAAGCCCAGTCGAGTAATGTACCTGATATTGCTGGGGTTAGAATACCATCTCCTATAACCATCGACGTTCCCATCAAAACGAACAACAAGAGGATAGTTTTCAAGAGTGATCTCTTTTCTAAAGTTTCTTTTATCCGCAAAGCCCTATTCAATGCTGGAGTGGGCAATTTGAGCCTATAATTTGAGATGTGTTCATCAGCTGGCTGACGATTTGGCAGCATATTAACATTTGCATACCTGCATATCAGTGAGTACAATGCAAATGTTCCTCCTACAATTGGAAACATGAATCGTGTACAGGTTAACAAGTACTCACGTGACCATATTACTACCAAGCAACTAAGGACAAAATAATTGTGAAACGAAAAAGTGCCTACCTTCTCCATTATCATTGGCCTTGAGAACTACGAAAACATATTTTGCTAAAGGTATAAGCGCAATTGTGTACATCACTAGTGACAAAGCTCCCAAGACATCAACATCTGATTCGATCGGCACCCTGCTGAACACATCAGCAAAGACATATAAAGGGCTCGTTCCCACGTTACCGTAGACCACACCAAGAGTCTGGAATCCTAACAGAAGAGTGCTCCAAACAGAATGATCCTGATTTATTAATTTAAGTTAGTCTTACATGGATAGTATTATAGTAGCATTTTCTAACTCTTTACATTACAGAATTGAGACAAGGTAATTTTGTCAGCAAATATGGAGTAGCAAATCATGATTCTGCTGACATACAACTTCTTAAAGAAGGGGTTCACACGTTGTAACATAAATGCCATATTATAAAGATTATGTTTTTGATGCAAACGATACTCTACTCCAAACTAATCTAAATTGCAAGGACGAGGATTCAAACTCGGGTGCATAGGGAAGCACCTCCGCTCTAGTCGATGCGGCTACACCCACGTCTGCAAAGTAACCTACTTCATTCCAAATATACCAAATTATCAATCTTACACCCTTTGATGAATATAAAAGTAAGTAACACATACAAGAAAAACACTAAAAGCACATAAATTTCACTAATTTCacaaaaaatggaagaaaaacgAAAGTAATTGTGGTATTACGTGGCCACCAGCACCAGCAATCTCCATGGCTTCCACATCAAGAGAATCAACTCTAATGGGCTTCTTCACAAGCCTCCTCCTGAGAGATCCTCCATACCCTTCTCCACCTTCGCCTCCTCCATTCTCAGAAGGCAACGACCAGGCCGCCGACTCCGAGTCCACCTCGCTCCCATCCACCCACCTCGAGTCACTCCCGACCCCACTCCCACTTCTTCCCGCCAATCTCTCACTCCTCTCCACAATCCCATCTTCTTCTGCCATTTTTGCACAAGTCCTTCAGAACCCACATGCAAAAATCCAATCTTTTTACTCTAGCTTCAGCAATTGGTCAGgaaattgaatgatttgttgTGGGTTATTAGTCGTGCCTGCCGAGGTTTGAGCCTGGCGGATGAGTGAGGAGTGAGGAGTGATGAGTACGGCGACAGCGGGTTCGAGTACCGAAACGTACATCACCAACATGATGACAACAAACCATTCTTTTATCTTGGTTCGGCTTTTCAGCCGAATGAGTAGATGGATTCTAATCTCTATTGGGCCATAATCATGGGTTCACTCGCGTTTTTCATATTTTATAGGTACTATCTTGCTTCTTTTGATCGGATTCTTTGGCTGAGAATGTGACGATCTCGAAAATTTTCTAATCATAtttattcatcgtatatcgtgtaaACGAAAGTGCTACGCGCCTCGATATCAGATAACTCTACACATAAGCCCAATAATGGGCCCGTTGGGCTTGTAATACTCGAAACTCGCAGACAAGGTTGAAAGAGGAAATTCACCATTAAGGTTAAAAGAGGAATGTGCAAGCCGACGAAGAACACGCGGGGAAATAGGCTCTGGTTTCTAGGGTTTATTCGAGCTCTGCGATTCCACGCGCAGAGCACCCAATTCGTTTCCCTGTCGCTCCGATCGATCAACTTTCACAAACTCTAGGGTTTCTTTCAAGGTAATTTTCAACGATATGTCTCCCGCTTTTCGTTTCGCCTATATCATTAAACTTTCCATATGTTCGATTTTTTTTCCTGGAAAGTTGGATTCTTTCTGGAATTTATATGAGAAATCGTTTTTATTGGATTAATTTTGTGcgttatatatgtatattttgttGGGTTGAAGGTGGTATTGCGACGATGACTCGGGTTTATGTTGGGAATTTGGATCCTCGAGTGAACGAGAGGGATCTGGAAGATGAATTTCGGCTGTTCGGTGTTCTTCGCAAGTATTTTCTGCTGCATTACTCTTGTTTTTCGTTGTCTTAACGACTCGCGATCAATTTTGTAAGGTTCGAAAAGATTTGTGTTGCTAAggtttatttttatgaaattgaTGACAGTGTATGGGTTGCACGAAGACCGCCGGGATATGCATTTATTGAATTCGACGATCGCAGGGATGCTCTAGACGCGGTTCAAGCTTTGGATGGTTTGCCCAATTATCCCTCTCTAACTGTATTTGTGTGTGttaatttgtttttagtttAACTTTTGCAACTTTAAGTTATGAGTTTGTGTGTCTTATTTATGATCCACATTATCATTTGCATCATCGTAATATCTTCATTTATTCTGGTAAAAGTGCAAGGGTTCGTATGTCCCAATTTTTTGTCTGCAGGTAAAAATGGGTGGCGTGTGGAGCTTTCCCACAATTCTAAGGGTAGTGGAGGCCGTGGTGGTGGACGTGGGCGCGGTGGAGGAGATGACTTAAAGTGTTATGAGTGCGGTGAACCTGGCCATTTTGCTCGAGAATGTCGCATGCGTGTTGGTTCACGAGGAGGGAGTGGTGGAAGGCGCCGAAGTCCATCCCCTCGACGCCGCAGAAGTCCTAGTTATGATGGCTATGGGCGCAGGTGTGATCATCTTTCTTTTTTAACTCAACTGTGTTAAAATTGTGCTTCTGTATTCTGATGACCCGTTGCCTTTCCACTTTATGCTTTTGTTGGTTTCAATGGTTATGAGGATTGCTTGTACCCTGATTCACCGCATCATTCTTGG is a window from the Malus domestica chromosome 16, GDT2T_hap1 genome containing:
- the LOC103402998 gene encoding putative potassium transporter 12, whose amino-acid sequence is MAEEDGIVERSERLAGRSGSGVGSDSRWVDGSEVDSESAAWSLPSENGGGEGGEGYGGSLRRRLVKKPIRVDSLDVEAMEIAGAGGHDHSVWSTLLLGFQTLGVVYGNVGTSPLYVFADVFSRVPIESDVDVLGALSLVMYTIALIPLAKYVFVVLKANDNGEGGTFALYSLICRYANVNMLPNRQPADEHISNYRLKLPTPALNRALRIKETLEKRSLLKTILLLFVLMGTSMVIGDGILTPAISVMSAVSGLQGEVPGFGTNAVVILSVVILLLLFSIQQFGTGKVGVMFSPILALWFFSLASIGIYNLVKYDITVLRAFNPAYIYFFFKKNDKEAWYALGGCVLCITGAEAMFADLGHFSVRAIQVAFSFVVFPCLLLAYMGQAAYLMKHTDSSARIFYDSVPDSLFWPVFVVATLAAMIASQAMISATFSCVKQSMALGCFPRLKIVHTSKRRMGQIYIPIINWFLMIMCIVVVSIFQSTTEIANAYGIAEVGVMMVSTTLVTLVMLLIWQTNLFLALCFPLVFGSIEFIYLCAVLSKTKEGGWLPLAFASCFLCVMYTWNYGSVLKYRSEVREKLSMDSMTDLGSTLGTVRVPGIGLLYSELVQGIPSIFVQFLLSLPAIHSTIVFVCIKYVPVPVVPQEQRFLFRRVCPKDYHMFRCVARYGYKDIRKEDHHSFEQLLVESLEKFLRMEAQEIALESNLNDSDFDNDSSSSRDSGVPGGNEIEELRIPLMRNGRSQGVGGRSTSEETAAAATLPSSVMSSDEDPSLEYELSALREAMDSGFTYLLAHGDVRAKKKSFFFKKLVINYFYAFLRRNCRASPANMSVPHMNIMRVGMTYMV
- the LOC103402999 gene encoding serine/arginine-rich splicing factor RSZ21-like isoform X1; this translates as MTRVYVGNLDPRVNERDLEDEFRLFGVLRNVWVARRPPGYAFIEFDDRRDALDAVQALDGKNGWRVELSHNSKGSGGRGGGRGRGGGDDLKCYECGEPGHFARECRMRVGSRGGSGGRRRSPSPRRRRSPSYDGYGRRSYSPRRRRSPPRRRSVTPPRRGRSYSRSPPYRHARRASPYVNGD
- the LOC103402999 gene encoding serine/arginine-rich splicing factor RSZ21-like isoform X2; amino-acid sequence: MTRVYVGNLDPRVNERDLEDEFRLFGVLRNVWVARRPPGYAFIEFDDRRDALDAVQALDGKNGWRVELSHNSKGSGGRGGGRGRGGGDDLKCYECGEPGHFARECRMRVGSRGGSGGRRRSPSPRRRRSPSYDGYGRRSYSPRRRRSPPRRRSVTPPRRGRSYSRSPPYRHARRASPYVNG